Genomic DNA from Streptomyces sp. NBC_01571:
CCAGCCTCCTGGCCGGCCGCGTATCCGCAGGGGTACGCGGTCGTCGACGTGGAGACCACCGGCCTGGCCCGGGACGACCGGATAATCTCGGCCGCCGTCTACCGGCTGGACGCGCGCGGCGAGGTCGAGGACCACTGGTACACGACGGTCAACCCGGAGCGGGACCCGGGCCCGGTGTGGATCCACGGTCTGACGAGCGACGTACTCGAAGGAGCCCCGCTCTTCCAGGACATCGCCGAGGAGTTCGCCGCCCGGCTAGACGGCCGCGTCCTCGTCGCGCACAATGCCGTCTTCGACTGGTCGATGATCGCGCGGGAGTACGCGCGCGCCGAGCGTGAGGCGCCGGTGCGTCAGCGGCTGTGCACCATCGCGCTCTCCAAGGAGCTGGGCCTTCCGCTGCCCAACCACAAGCTGGAGTCGCTGGCCGCGCATTTCGGCGTCGTGCAGCAGCGCGCGCACCACGCGCTGGACGACGCGCGGGTGCTGGCCGAGGCGTTCCGGCCGAGCCTGCGGGCGGCCGCGCGCGAGGGGATCCGGCTGCCGTTGCTGGAGTGCCGGCCGCTCAAGGAGTGGTCGGAAAGCCCCGCCGCGCCCCGCGTCGGGCGGCAGTCCGGCGGGTACGGGGACGGGTCCTCCGGAGGCGGATACGGGGGCGGCTACGGGTCCGGGGGAGGCTATCCGTCGGGGAGTTGGCGCCCCTCACGCAAACGCCCCGCATGCCCCTATCCCAACCCAGGACGTTACGAACCGGGTGAACCGCTCAAGCAGGGCATGCGGGTGGCGTTCTCCGGGGACACGTCCGTCGACCGCGAGCTGCTGGAGGACCGTGCCGTCGAGGCCGGCCTGCACGTGGCGACGAGCCTGTCCCGGCTGACCAGCCTGCTCGTCACGAACGATCCGGACTCCGGCACGTCCAAGGTGGTCAAGGCCCGGCAGTTCGGCACGCCGGTGATCGACGAGGCGGCGTTCGGCCAGCTGCTGCGGGACGTGGAAGCGGCACCGGCCAGGTGACCGGGCACCGCCGGCGCGCCCTCGGGTGACCGGCGCCCGCGCTGGCGACCGGGCGCACGCCGCGGTGGCCGACGCACGTACGGATGACCGGCGCACGTACGGATGACCGGCGACCGACCGGCGCACCGGTGACCGGTCGACTTACGAGCGACCGACCGGCCCACCCCTGACAGATCCACGTGCGGGCGACCGACCGGCGTACGGGTGACAGACCGACGTACGGGTGATTGGCGCGCGACTCGCCCGGCGCCCGCTCGCCGGTGCCGCGTCGGCCCCGCACCCTGTGGCGCATGGCCAGATGCGAAGTATGCGGCAATGACTACGGCATGACGTTCGAAGTGCACGCGCAGGGCGCGGTGCACGTCTTCGACTGCTTCTCCTGCGCGATCCACCGGATGGCCCCGATCTGCGAGCACTGTCGTGTCCAGATCATCGGCCAGGGGGTCGAGGTCGAGGGCCACTGGTTCTGCGGAGCCCACTGCGCCCGCGCGGAGGGGAGGGTGGGGATCATCGACAAGGTGTGAGCCGGAGCCCGGCCCTCGGCGGGACCCTCCCGTCGAGGGCCGAATCGTGCCGAGTACCGTCAATGGGGTGTACCGCTTCCTGTTGTCCCGGCAGTGGGTGATTCTCACCCTCGTGGCCCTCGCCCTCATCCCGACGATGATCAAGCTG
This window encodes:
- a CDS encoding DEDDh family exonuclease; protein product: MLEDLTTAASPASWPAAYPQGYAVVDVETTGLARDDRIISAAVYRLDARGEVEDHWYTTVNPERDPGPVWIHGLTSDVLEGAPLFQDIAEEFAARLDGRVLVAHNAVFDWSMIAREYARAEREAPVRQRLCTIALSKELGLPLPNHKLESLAAHFGVVQQRAHHALDDARVLAEAFRPSLRAAAREGIRLPLLECRPLKEWSESPAAPRVGRQSGGYGDGSSGGGYGGGYGSGGGYPSGSWRPSRKRPACPYPNPGRYEPGEPLKQGMRVAFSGDTSVDRELLEDRAVEAGLHVATSLSRLTSLLVTNDPDSGTSKVVKARQFGTPVIDEAAFGQLLRDVEAAPAR